The DNA region CTTGTCCCGACACAGCACGGCTGCCTGCGAACCAACAAAGCGGTTGAGGCTCGCCTGCGTCTCGGCGTCGACCAGTTCGGGCAGCGTCTGCTTGAGCGTGCTGAAGAACTCCGGCACGGCGGCGGTACGCTGGCCGGGAGAATTGGCAACGAAGGGATCGCAGGTGACGGCGGCCCCGCGCAAAGCGATCATGGAGGAGAGGAACGGGGAAGGATCAAACGCGGCCCCTTCTTCTTCCTGCGCAAGACCCGCGCTCGAACAGCAGAGCGGCGCCAACAAAGCTACCGTCGTCAGAAGTGTGCGCATCATACCCGCCCCCAGATTTGCCTCCTGGACTGTATAGATGACGCCGACCGTAGCAATATATTTACTGCAACACTCTTAAAATAAGTATGCGCCTACGCAGTAATTATAAGTACTGTTACGTATATTGCGGAAAAGGCAAATCAGCATCAGCGTACAACACTAACCGAGTTGCCGGTCTGACCCGAGCTGCCATTGCCTCCCGACTGCTGCTGCGGGTAGTCGGCCGTCTGCGACAGCTCGATGTCGGCATTGTCGTTGCCGCCAGTGGGGGGCGACAGCACAATCATGTTGACCACATCGTTGGAGCTTTGAGTGTAGTTCGGCCCGCTGACCAACTGCCCGCTGGGCCCAATGATCTCGTTGACGACCAGTTGTACGCCGGTCGACTCCTGGCTGATGGTGCCGATGCGGCTCGACTGCACATAATTGGCCACGTTGGTGCCGGTCTGGGTAATGGGGCCACCGCCCAATTCCCCCAGCACTACGGTGTTGCGGACGATCTGGTCGCCCGCAAACACGCGCTCGACGCTCTCCACCGTATCGGACACCATCATGTTGCCGAAATTGGTGCCGTGCTGCTCGATAAAGGCTGCAACGCTGGCGCTCGCAGCCACTTCCAGGCGGTTCTCCACCAACTGGACAGCACCCCGCACAATGTCCTGGTTGGCGGTACCGATGGAATACTCTGCGATGGCCATATTGGCGGTGTTGGTGCCGATCTGGCTGATCGAACCATAAAGAATGCCAAGTTCAGCCTCGTTGAAGATCAATTGCCGCGCGTCGGCGCCAAGCAATTGATCGGCGAGGTTGATGGTCCGCCCGGTGATCGTGCCGGCGAGGTTGTCGCCGGTCTGGACAGTGTCCGCATGAATGTTGACCTGCCCCAGCGCAATTGAATTGGTGATTTTCTGTGTTCCATTGAACCGCTGGCGCACCGTGTTGAGGTCGCCCCCTGATGACACCGAATTAACGAGGTTGGACCCGCTCTGGGAAAGCGAACCGAGCGCGGCGGGGTCCAGCATGGTCTGCATGAACTCGTCAGTCAGCGCCTCGAGCGTCCTGCGGCTGAGGGTGTTCTCGACCACCTGAAAGCCGGTGGCGTCCTGGCGGTACTCGGCTAGCGGCGCGTTTTGAGCCAGCGCCGCGCCACATCCTGCAAGTGTCAGCGTCGCAACAGCAAGCGTGCGCATGGACCTGCCCCTTTCGTCATCCTGCCGCATGAAGAAGAGACTGCGCCCCGCAGGGCGCAGTCATGCGCGTGATTAGTCGTCGTTCGAGGGGACGCTGATCGAGTTGGCAACGTTGGTTGCCGACTGGATCGCGTTGTTGACGTCGCCCATGGTCGAGATCAGGTTGGTTGAAACCTGAGCTGCATAAGCGTCCTGGTTGACTTCCCAACCACCATAGCAGTTGCAGAAGAACGAGGGGTCGATCGTCTCGACGGTGACGTTGTTGAGAACGTTAGTCGCGGACTGGCCGAGATCGTAGATATTGCCGTAGAAGCTCGCCGAGTTGGTCGCCGTCTGCGGGTTGTAGTGAGCATCCTGCGTGATGGCCATGGTCAAGTGCTCGATGTTGACCAGGTTCGCTGCGTTGACCGCGGCCTGAGTACGGGTAGCCGCATCATCACCCGTGGCTGCCCAGTCGACGGAAGCGCCGACATCGGTGTCATAGCCACCCCACCCACCCGAGATGGTGTTCGAAGCGGACTGGGCGGTCTGGGAGGTCTGCTCGATTGTCCGGGACGTGCCTGCCGTGAGGGTGTTCACCACGTTGGTTGCGGCCTGCTCCAGATTGGTGAAGGTGCTCTGGTAGTCACCCGTGATGTTATTAAGTGCGTCCTGTTGGCCGAACGACTTGAACCGCACCGGGAAATCCGGAGGCTGTTTGGTTTGAGTTATGCGGCCATGGCCGGTTGTTCCAGTGCGCCGTAGAAGTTTGCCTCAGCTTCGGCTGGCGGGATGTTGCCTATGGGCTCCAGCAGTCGTCGGTGATTGAACCAGTCGACCCATTCGAGGGTGGCGAACTCGACGGCTTCGATGTTCCGCCAGGGCCCGCTCCGATGAATTACCTCGGCCTTGTAAAGACCGTTGATGCTCTCGGCTAAGGCATTGTCGTAACTGTCGCCAACGCTGCCCACAGACGGTTCGATGCCGGCTTCGGCCAGGCGCTCGGTGTAGCGAATACTGACGTATTGCGACCCGCGATCCGAATGATGAACCAGACCCCCGCGATGCATGGGGCGGCGGTCGTGGATCGCTTGCTCGAGAGCGTCTAGAACGAAGCTGGCATGGGCGGTGCGGCTGACCCGCCAGCCCACGATATAGCGGGCATAGACGTCGATCACGAAAGCCACATAGGCGAACCCGGCCCAGGTCGCCACATAGGTAAAATCTGAGACCCAGAGCCTGTTGGGCGCAGGGGCATGGAACTGGCGATTGACGTGATCGAGTGGGCAAGGCGCCGCCTTGTCGCTGATCGTGGTGCGCACCGGCTTGCCCCGTATCACGCCCTGCAGTCCCAGATCGCGCATCAGGCGCGCGACACTGCACCGCGCAATATCAAAGCCTTCCCGCTGCATCTGGCGCCAGACCTTGCGCACGCCGTAGACGCCGAAGTTCTCGGCAAACACACGCATGATCTCAGGCTTGAGCACCTCATCGCGCTTGGATCGGGAAGACCGCCGGCAAGGATCACAACGCTGGGCAACGCGTTCGTGGTAGCTCGATGGGGCGATCGGCAGAACTCTGCAGATCGGCTCGACCCCATAAGCATCCCGGTGCTCATCAATGAAGGCAATCATCGCTTGAACGGGCGGTCGAGCTCCGCCTGGGCGAAATATGCGGAGGCTTTGCGCAGGATCTCATTGGCCTGCCGCAGCTCCCGGTTCTCCCGCTCCAGAGACTTCAACCGCTCGGCCATATCCGTGGTCACACCAGCGCGCCGGCCGCTGTCGATCTCGGCCTTCTTCAGCCACTCATTGAGGGTATGGGCCGAGCAGCCGATCTTCTCGGCAACCGATACGACGGCCGCCCAGCGGGATGGGTAATCCCCGCCATGCTCCTGCACCGTGCGCACTGCTCGGGCGCGAACCTCAACTGAAAACTTGTTCGTGGTCTTGCTTGTCATGCTCCATCCTACTCAGGAGTTGGAGCCTCCTGTCTTTGCGAGATCGATTATTATGGATGGTGCGGGTGGCATCCCGCGAGCCTCCGGGGCCATTGATCAAGCCCGTTTGCCGGCAAGGGAGCCACCCGATTTTCGCGTTCATCCTGAACAGTTGATTGGGGCTGTTGCGCAGACCCCGCAGTACAGGAACAGGAGACATGATGGACCATATTTACATCGGCGTTGATGCCGCCAAGGCTTGGCTCGACATCTATCATCCAGCTCATGGTGCCCGGCGTATCGAGAACACTCCAGCCGGAATCCGGAGCTTTGCCAGTGCTGTTGCGCGCGAGGGAGCATGGGTCATCTTTGAGGCTAGCGGCGGTTACGATCGAGCGCTGCGCGACGGGCTTGAGGCGGGTAAATCCAGCTTCAGTCGAGTCAATCCTCGCCAAGCGCGTGACTTCGCCAGAGCCATGGGAGTGATTGGCAAGACCGACCGCGTTGATGCCAGGATGCTCGCGACCTTTGGACAGAAGCTGCAGCCGGCTCAGACACCCCCGATCTCGGCAGCTAGGCAAGTGCTGCTCGCGCAGATCATCCGGCGCCGTCAATTAGTTGAAATGCGAAAGCAGGAGGCGACCCGTCTCCAGCAAACGACAGACAGCGATTCCAGATCCGATATGAAAAGCCTGATCCTGGTTCTGGAACGGCGAATTGCAAAGGTCGAGGCCAGGATCGCCGAGATCATCCAATCGTCGCCCGAAATAGCGGAAACGGACCGCATGCTTCAATCAGTGCCTGGCGTAGGTATGATCGTTTCCGCAACCTTGATGGCCGAGCTGCCGGAAATCGGCACGACGGATCGCCGAAAGATCGCGGCATTAGCCGGTCTCGCTCCGATCGCCCGTGACAGTGGACAGCGGCAGGGTAAGCGGGTCGTCGGCGGCGGAAGGGCAACCGTCAGAACAGTCCTGTATCTTGCTGCCTTGCATGCCTCAAGGCATTCGACAACGTTCAAAGCCTTCCGGCGAAAGTTACAGGACGCAGGGAAA from Devosia sp. RR2S18 includes:
- a CDS encoding IS3 family transposase (programmed frameshift) gives rise to the protein MTSKTTNKFSVEVRARAVRTVQEHGGDYPSRWAAVVSVAEKIGCSAHTLNEWLKKAEIDSGRRAGVTTDMAERLKSLERENRELRQANEILRKASAYFGPGGARPPVQAMIAFIDEHRDAYGVEPICRVLPIAPSSYHERVAQRCDPCRRSSRSKRDEVLKPEIMRVFAENFGVYGVRKVWRQMQREGFDIARCSVARLMRDLGLQGVIRGKPVRTTISDKAAPCPLDHVNRQFHAPAPNRLWVSDFTYVATWAGFAYVAFVIDVYARYIVGWRVSRTAHASFVLDALEQAIHDRRPMHRGGLVHHSDRGSQYVSIRYTERLAEAGIEPSVGSVGDSYDNALAESINGLYKAEVIHRSGPWRNIEAVEFATLEWVDWFNHRRLLEPIGNIPPAEAEANFYGALEQPAMAA
- a CDS encoding IS110 family transposase; the encoded protein is MMDHIYIGVDAAKAWLDIYHPAHGARRIENTPAGIRSFASAVAREGAWVIFEASGGYDRALRDGLEAGKSSFSRVNPRQARDFARAMGVIGKTDRVDARMLATFGQKLQPAQTPPISAARQVLLAQIIRRRQLVEMRKQEATRLQQTTDSDSRSDMKSLILVLERRIAKVEARIAEIIQSSPEIAETDRMLQSVPGVGMIVSATLMAELPEIGTTDRRKIAALAGLAPIARDSGQRQGKRVVGGGRATVRTVLYLAALHASRHSTTFKAFRRKLQDAGKPVKAALTATARKLLSVLNSMVADGAYFREILAT